From Delphinus delphis chromosome X, mDelDel1.2, whole genome shotgun sequence, a single genomic window includes:
- the H2AL3 gene encoding histone H2A-like 3, producing MSQKRSFWFYHCQKKRYLFHSRRAELQFPVSRMKLLLQEACYAQCLSSSTAVFQTSNLEYVTVNTVEQGGPQQPQYAHHPEHVQRALDNNKRLSCLFEPSTFCPLLSCPCPRRSSDALAPEPGRTSSAASSRPQTAHG from the coding sequence ATGTCACAGAAAAGAAGCTTCTGGTTCTATCATTGTCAAAAGAAACGCTACCTCTTCCACTCCAGAAGAGCCGAGCTGCAGTTCCCCGTGAGCCGCATGAAGCTTCTCCTGCAAGAGGCTTGCTACGCCCAGTGCCTGAGCTCGTCCACTGCTGTGTTCCAGACCAGCAACCTCGAGTATGTGACGGTCAACACCGTGGAGCAGGGAGGCCCTCAACAACCACAATATGCGCATCACCCCGAGCACGTGCAGAGGGCACTGGACAACAACAAGCGCCTCAGCTGCCTCTTCGAGCCCAGCACCTTCTGTCCACTGCTGAGCTGCCCCTGCCCAAGGAGAAGTAGTGATGCCCTGGCCCCAGAGCCCGGCCGGACCTCATCAGCAGCCTCTTCTCGCCCCCAAACTGCCCACGGATGA